GCACCGGGACCCGGACCGCTCCCGCGGTGGCGGCCAGCTCGTCCAGCCTGCTGCGGCTGGTCACCAGCACCGCCGAGCCGGGGCCGGGCAGCAGCGGCCGGACCTGCGTGGCCGAGCGCGCGTTGTCGAGGACCACCAGCACCCGGCGGCCGGACAGCACCGAGCGGTACAGGGCGCCGCGCTCGTCGGGGTCGTCGGGGATGCGCGCGTCGGGGACGCCGAGCCCGCGGAGGAACGCGCTGAGCACCGTGCCGGGCTCCACCGGATCGACCTCGCCGAAGCCGCGGAGGTCGGCGAACAGGGCACCGTCGGGGAACTGCGCGGCCGCGCGGTGCGCCCAGCGCAGCGCGAGCGCCGTCTTGCCGGCACCCGCCGGGCCGGTGAGCACCCGGATCGCGCCGTCGCCGGCCCGGTCCAGCTCCGCCAGCTCGGCACCGCGCCCGACGAACCCGGCGTTCTCCGCGGGCAGCTGCGCCGGGACGGCGGCCGGCGGGGAGTCCTCAGTGGACTCGAGCACGCGCTGGAAGGCGGCCTGCAGGGCGGGGCCGGGGGCGACGCCGAGCTCGTCGGCGAGACGGGACCGGGTCGCGTGGTAGACGTCCAGCGCCTCGGCCTGCCGCCCGGCCTGGTGCAGGCTCAGCACCAGCAGTTCCACCAGCGGTTCGCGCAGCGGCCGCATCGCCACGGCCTCGCGCAGCGGCTCGATCGCCTCGGTCGCGCGCCCGATGCGGTGCAACCGCCAGGCCAGCTCGTGCACCGCGCTGATCATCGACTCGTCCAGCCGGCCCACGACCTCGCGCCGCAACCGGTCGGACGCGACGTCGGCCAGCGGTGGGCCGCGGTGCAGCGCCAGCGCGGCGTCCAGCAGCTCGACCGCGTCGGCGTCGGGGGCGTTGCGGGCCGCGGCGACCAGGTCCTCGAAGCGGGTCATGTCGACCGCGGCGCGCGGCGCGACCAGCTGGTAGCCGGGGGCGCGGGTGACCAGGTCCACGCCGTCGCCGAGTTCCTTGCGCAGCTTCGCGATGTGGCCCTGCAGCGCGGCCCGGGCGGTCGGCGGTGGGGCGCCGTCCCAGGCGATGTCGATCAGCCGGTCCGCGGAGACGACGCGGTTCACCTCGATGGCCAGCGCGGCGAGGACGCTGCGCCGCTTGGCGGCGCCGATCGCGGTCGCGCTGCCGTCGGCCCGCAGCAGTTCCACGGGCCCCAGCAGGCGAATCCGCAGCTGTGGTGTTGTTCCTGACATCCGCTCTCGAGTGGTCCGACGGACGAGCGCGCCTGCTGGCCGACGAGTTGGTGCGACGTTGGTCCGGCGTTGGCGACACCCGTGATCATAGTGCGGTGATCGTGTACCCGGGGGATTCATGAGCGAAGTCGAGGAACTCCAGGCGACTCGCACGCTCGCCCGCTCCGCCGCGAGCGTCCGAGAGCTGCGCCGAGCGGTGGAATCGGACGACCTGCGCTTGGACCCGGCCGCGGGTGAGCAGATCCGCGCGGCGCTGGAAGACCAGATGTCCGCTGTGGACGCTTGGCTGGCCCGGGCCCGTGGTCTCACCACGGCCGCCCCGCTGGGGATGAACCCGGTCGGCCAGGCCATGGCGGCGAAGTTCGCCGGCCGCGCGGAGGGGGACGAGAACTCCTTCACCGAGGTGCTGACGAAGTACCGCGCGGTCCTGGAGGAAGCGCGCGACGCCATCAACGCCGCCATGCGCACCTACGAGCAGGCCGACGAGCGGGCCGCGGACGACTTCCGCAAGATCACCGACCAGGCGTTCCCGCACCGCACCTGACCGGGCGCCGCCGGGGTGAGCCCGCCGCATTCGACGAAGAGCGGAGATGACTCAGCCGATGAGCAGTTCGGAGAAGCCGGACATCGTGCTGACCGAGACGCACAACTGGGCCGCGTTCAGCCACGAGGAGCTCTACGCGGCGGTGCACAACGCCAACGATCCCGGCCGCGTGGGGCAGCTGTCCGACGAGTGGAACGCGCTGAGCCGGGAGATCGGCGACGCGGCGCAGCGCATGGCCGAGAAGGTGCGGGGCACCGAGACCGGCTGGCAGGGCCAGGCCGCGGACGCGGCGCGCGCCGCGATCCAGGAGCTCACCGACTGGAACCGCGACGCCGGTGACACCGCGGGGTCGCTGGCGTCGCGGATCGCCGAGCAGGGCCGGATCATGGAGACCGCCAAGGCGGAGATGCCCGAACCCGTCAAGGGCTCCGAAGGCCTGCAGGCGATGCTGCTGGCCAGCTACGCGAACAACGACCTGGAAAGCTTCAACATCGCTACCAAGGCCCTGCAGCTGCACCAGCTCAACGCCACCGTCGCGCACATGCAAGCGGTGGGGGTCATGGCCAAGATGGAGGAGCAGTCCCGCTCCGTCGACGCGGACACGCCTCGCTTCACCCCGCCGCCGAACCCGGTGGAGGAGCAGCGGGCCATGGCCCGGATGGCTCCGATGGCGCCGCTGCGCTCGGTCGAGCAGGGCGCTCCGATGTCGGCGTCCGGAGCGCCGGGGTCCGGTGGTGCGCCGGCCGGCCCGGCGGACTCGCAACTCGCCGCTGCCGCCGCCCCGGACGTGCCGGCCCCGGACGCTCCGGCCCCGGACGCTCCGGTGCTCGGCGGTCCGGGCGCACCCGGTGGTCCGGGCGGGATCGACGGGCCGACGAAGGCCATGCCGATCCCGCAGCTGGGCGACGCCCCGGGCGGTCCCGGTGGCGGGGTCGACGGGCCGACCAAGGCGATCCCGAAGCCGCAGTTCAGCGGTCCGGGGACGCCGAACGTCCCGCAGCTCGGCGACGGTCCGGGCAGCACCACCCCGCAGAGCTTCACCCCGTCGAGCACGACCCCGCAGAGCTTCACCCCGCCGAACCTCCCGGGCCCGGGCCAGGTCGGCGGCGACCACCTGCACCAGCCGCGGAACTTCCAGGGGCCGGACGGCCCGACCTCCGTCGGGCCGGGCGTCCGCGGGCCGGGCAACGGCCGCGACCGGAACCAGCCGGGCCAGGACCGCCCCGGGTGGCGGGGCCAGGTCCCGCCGGTCCCGGGTGGCGGCCCCATCACCGGTGGTCCCGTCGGCGGCGGGAGCCCGAGCCTCAGCGGGCCGGGCGGCGGTGGTCCGGGTGGCGGTGGTTTCCGCGGGGGCCCGGGCTCGGTGCCGGGCCTGGGCGCCGGTGGCGGTGTCGGCGGGGGCGCGCTCGGCGGTGCCGGCGGTGCCGGTGGTGGTTCCTCGAACCTGGCCCCCGGTGGGAGCACGGGTGCCGGTCGTCCGGGTGAGGCCGGGTTCGGCGGCCGGGGCGTGGCCGGTGCGCCCGGCCAGCCCGGTGCGGCGGGCGCGGCCGGGATGGGCGGCCCGATGGGTGCGGGCGCGCAGCGCGGCCGCGGTGAGGACGACAAGGAACGCAACGCCAAGTACGTCCAGGGCGGACCCGTCGTCGAGGTGCCCGGCGCCGACCTGCCGCCGCCGGTGATCGGTGAGGGCAGGAAGAAGAAGCGGCAGCAGGACCAGGGATGATGACGACCACAGAGCCGACGTTCGCGCTCTCCGCCGCCGAGTTCGACCTCGTCACCGGAGCGCTGGGGCTGGGGCGACCGCAGTTCCCGCTCCAGGTGCCCAGCCAGGGCCGGACCATGGAGGAGCGCGCCGACCTCACCGCCGAGGCCTTCCGCGCGCTGGCCGACCGCGGCCTCGCCCAGGGCGACCAGCTCGACGAGCAGCTGGCGGCCATGCTCCGGCTGCTCGTGGACCACGACACCGCGATCGACGTGGTCGGCTACGTCGGGCAGCCGCTGCAGGCGCTGGCGGCGGTCACCCGCCGTTCCGGGGTGCTGGCCCAGCTGACCGGTGACCAGCTGCTGCTCACCGAGATCCGCCCCACCGCCCTGGCGCTGTCCGCGGTGAGCGTGCTGCCGCCCGCCGAGGCGGGCACGAAGCGGGCGCTGTCGCTGCGCGAGGAGCAGCTGAGCAAGGCGGTCGCCGAGGACGACGACGACCCGTTCGGCGGGGACTACGACGACGAGACCGCTCTGGTCCGGGCGGGCCTGCCCCCGCAGGACGCCGCGGTGCTGGCCGAGCTCGTCGAGGCCCGGACCGGTGGCGGGCAGTTCGGTGTCACGCACCGCTCGGTGCGCGCGTCGACGCTGGTCACCTGGTTCGACACGAACGAGGGCCGGTACCTCATGGTCAGCGACAGGGGGTGGCTGAGCATCGCCCCGGCGGACGACCGACGCCTCGAGCACCGCTTGGCCGAAGTCCTGGCCGGGCTCGAGTGAGGGAGGGAACCACGATGACGTTCCAGGTCGAAGCCGAGAACCTGACCGCGCACGCCAGCCACCTGGAGGCCCTGACCGACCGGGTGGACACCGCGATCGCCGCGGCCCAGGAAGTGAGCATGTCCGACGACGCCTACGGGCTCCTGTGCTCCTTCCTCCCGCCCATCATCAACCCGATGGAGCAGCAGGGCCTCGACGCCTTGAAGTCCGCCAAGGAGGGCATCACCACCACGGCGGAGAACGTGCGCCAGACGGCCAAGGAGTACCAGGAGACCGACCAGGCGGGCGCGGACAACTTCAGCCAGTTCGACGACGCGGTCCGGGTCGACGAGGCCGCGGTCGCGCCGCGCGGGGTGCTGCCGGTGGGCGGTCCGGAGGGCGGCGCCGTCGCGTCGGGCCCGACCGCGGGCGCGGGGGTGCCGGTCACGGTCGACAACCCGTCCGGCGGGCCGGTGTCGGTCACGGTGAACGGCCCCGGAGCGGGCCAGCCGGGGCCGCAGGGCCAGTCGTACGCGTCCGGTCAGTCCTACGAGTCCTCCGGCGCGTCGTCGGGTGGCCAGTCGTACGCGCCGTACAGCGCGCCGTCGCAGGACCGCACGTACTCGGCCTACAGCCCGTCGACGGGCGGTGCGACGTACGCGTCCTACAGCGCACCCTCGCAGAGCCAGTCGTACTCGGCGTCCTCGTCGGGGGTGACCGCGCCCCCGACCACGGAGGACGGCGAGCCGATCGAGGGCGACGTCCCGACGTTCGAGGAGTTCAGCGGCTAGCGCCGGAGTTGGGGGAAGCGGCGCACCGCCGTGCGGGGCGCGGAGAACGAGTTCCATCAGGAGGGGTGAACGATGCCGGGTGAGAGCCGAGGCGGGTTCGCTGCGATCGGGGCCGACCCGGACGAGGCGGAGCGCCGGATCCAGGAGTGGGCCAGGAGCTTCGAGGAGAAGGCCCAGCGCTACCAGGCCGTCCAGGCCGAGACCGAGCAGCTGCGGCTCACCGCGGCCACCCCGGACGGCCGCATCAAGGTGACCGTGCGGGCGGACGGCAGCGTCACGGACCTGCAGTTCACCGACAAGGTCCGCTCGATGCCGCCGGACGAGCTGGCCGCCCAGATCCTGTCCACGATGCACCGCGCGCAGGCCGACATCGCCGGCAAGGTCGGCGAGACGATGGCCGCCCACCTCGGCGACGAGGACCTGGAGACGCGCCGGATGATGCTGGACAACCTCCGCGAGCGCTTCCCGGAGCAGCCGGAGGACGAACCCGCGGAGCCCGAGGCCTCCTCGAAGTGGGACGGCCCGGCGGAGGAGGACGAGGAGCCGACCCTGCCCCCGCCGCCGCCCGCACCGCCGGCCGCCGGTCCGAAACCGCCTGCACCGCCCCGCAAGCGCCCGGCCTTCGAGGACGAGGACGACGACGACTTCGGCCCCGACTTCGACCCGCTGCGCGACTGACCGCTGACCTCACCCTTGGAGCTCCGTTGTGACGAACCCACTGGTAGCCGAGCGGCAGGACTCGACGCAGGCGTTCAGCGGCGTGCCGATCCTGGAGTCGATCGACGACACGAAGCAGGCGATCGAGTCCGGTGACTGGGCCGCCGGCGTGATGGGTGTCGTCGGCACGGGCCTGGAGGCCCTGTCGATGGCGATGGACCCGTTCGGGTCGATCATCGCGGCCGGTGTCGGCTGGTTGCTGGAGCACGTGGGCCCGTTGTCGGACGCGCTGGACGCCCTGACC
This region of Saccharopolyspora hordei genomic DNA includes:
- a CDS encoding ESX secretion-associated protein EspG; its protein translation is MTTTEPTFALSAAEFDLVTGALGLGRPQFPLQVPSQGRTMEERADLTAEAFRALADRGLAQGDQLDEQLAAMLRLLVDHDTAIDVVGYVGQPLQALAAVTRRSGVLAQLTGDQLLLTEIRPTALALSAVSVLPPAEAGTKRALSLREEQLSKAVAEDDDDPFGGDYDDETALVRAGLPPQDAAVLAELVEARTGGGQFGVTHRSVRASTLVTWFDTNEGRYLMVSDRGWLSIAPADDRRLEHRLAEVLAGLE
- a CDS encoding type VII secretion target is translated as MTFQVEAENLTAHASHLEALTDRVDTAIAAAQEVSMSDDAYGLLCSFLPPIINPMEQQGLDALKSAKEGITTTAENVRQTAKEYQETDQAGADNFSQFDDAVRVDEAAVAPRGVLPVGGPEGGAVASGPTAGAGVPVTVDNPSGGPVSVTVNGPGAGQPGPQGQSYASGQSYESSGASSGGQSYAPYSAPSQDRTYSAYSPSTGGATYASYSAPSQSQSYSASSSGVTAPPTTEDGEPIEGDVPTFEEFSG
- a CDS encoding YbaB/EbfC family nucleoid-associated protein, coding for MPGESRGGFAAIGADPDEAERRIQEWARSFEEKAQRYQAVQAETEQLRLTAATPDGRIKVTVRADGSVTDLQFTDKVRSMPPDELAAQILSTMHRAQADIAGKVGETMAAHLGDEDLETRRMMLDNLRERFPEQPEDEPAEPEASSKWDGPAEEDEEPTLPPPPPAPPAAGPKPPAPPRKRPAFEDEDDDDFGPDFDPLRD
- a CDS encoding PPE domain-containing protein gives rise to the protein MSSSEKPDIVLTETHNWAAFSHEELYAAVHNANDPGRVGQLSDEWNALSREIGDAAQRMAEKVRGTETGWQGQAADAARAAIQELTDWNRDAGDTAGSLASRIAEQGRIMETAKAEMPEPVKGSEGLQAMLLASYANNDLESFNIATKALQLHQLNATVAHMQAVGVMAKMEEQSRSVDADTPRFTPPPNPVEEQRAMARMAPMAPLRSVEQGAPMSASGAPGSGGAPAGPADSQLAAAAAPDVPAPDAPAPDAPVLGGPGAPGGPGGIDGPTKAMPIPQLGDAPGGPGGGVDGPTKAIPKPQFSGPGTPNVPQLGDGPGSTTPQSFTPSSTTPQSFTPPNLPGPGQVGGDHLHQPRNFQGPDGPTSVGPGVRGPGNGRDRNQPGQDRPGWRGQVPPVPGGGPITGGPVGGGSPSLSGPGGGGPGGGGFRGGPGSVPGLGAGGGVGGGALGGAGGAGGGSSNLAPGGSTGAGRPGEAGFGGRGVAGAPGQPGAAGAAGMGGPMGAGAQRGRGEDDKERNAKYVQGGPVVEVPGADLPPPVIGEGRKKKRQQDQG
- a CDS encoding AfsR/SARP family transcriptional regulator; amino-acid sequence: MELLRADGSATAIGAAKRRSVLAALAIEVNRVVSADRLIDIAWDGAPPPTARAALQGHIAKLRKELGDGVDLVTRAPGYQLVAPRAAVDMTRFEDLVAAARNAPDADAVELLDAALALHRGPPLADVASDRLRREVVGRLDESMISAVHELAWRLHRIGRATEAIEPLREAVAMRPLREPLVELLVLSLHQAGRQAEALDVYHATRSRLADELGVAPGPALQAAFQRVLESTEDSPPAAVPAQLPAENAGFVGRGAELAELDRAGDGAIRVLTGPAGAGKTALALRWAHRAAAQFPDGALFADLRGFGEVDPVEPGTVLSAFLRGLGVPDARIPDDPDERGALYRSVLSGRRVLVVLDNARSATQVRPLLPGPGSAVLVTSRSRLDELAATAGAVRVPVPPLSRGAAVEVLRFALGTERVDADPEAAEELAELCERLPLALRIAGSRPAHRTVRSLVTAAADERYRLTALSLPDSGEGVRAALAASYHRLDPGTARLFRLLGEHPGDSVERSAAAALADTPLVETCARLEQLAAIHLLQETEHGRYRWSDLVRLYATEVAATETTAERDRAFSRLLDHYLHVTDRSLRFLGDCARWLAPPTEAPAVRTAQSALTWFRTEETTLHRVLERAVARQEHARACHLALSLGRFHHRLGDRDARTELSRLGLGLARELGDARAQAAFSAILAEDLAS